The Curtobacterium herbarum genome contains the following window.
GATGCTCGTCGAGCGCGGGGACGAGCTCGAGCGCGCCGTCGTGTCGATCGACCCCGAGGTGGACGCGGTGACTGCCCGCGCGGCGCTCGCCGCGTTCGGGACGGTGGTCGAGCCTCCCGGCCCGCCGGTCGGCACGACCTGGCCAGCCGCGCAGCCCGCGGAGCGGGAACCGGACGTCCGCACGCGACGGTTCGGGGACCCGGCGTGAGCGCGCCGATGCCGACGGGCTCGGCGACGACCGTGCACTCGGCGCGGGTCGTCGTGCCGATGACCGCGCCCCCGATCGCCGACGGTGCCGTGGCCGTGCGCGACGGCCGGATCCTGCACGTCGGCGAACGCTCGTGGGTGGTGGACCAGCTCGACGGCAGCCCGTTCACCGAACGGCGGTGGCGCGGCGCCCTGCTGCCCGGACTCGTCAACGCGCACTCGCACCTCCAGTACACCGGCATGGCCAGGGTCGGGCAGGGGCAGTACGCCGGGTTCGAGGACTGGGCGTCCGCGTTCAACACCGTCTACGCCGAGTCGCACGACTGGCGGGCCGAGGCCGCGGCCGGCGCCGTGCAGTCCATCGCCGCCGGGGTGACGAGCATCGCCGACGTCGTCACCGACCTCGAGGCGGCGACCGCGCTGCAGGACGCCGGCCTCGGCGGCATCGCCTACTGGGAGGTCATGGACTGGGAGAACGCCGCCTGGCAGCAGCACGGGCGCGACCAGGTCCTCGACGAACTCGCCCGCATCCCGACCACCCCCGGCGCCGGACTCTCACCGCACGCGCCCTACTCGCTCGACGTGGCACCGCTGCTCGAGCTGCCCGACATCGTCCGGCAGCGGGGACTGCGGCTGCACCTGCACCTCGGCGAAGCGGCGTTCGAGGGGGAGCGCACCGCCGTCGAGCCGATCCCCGGGCTGGACGGCGTCGCCGGCGTCGGCCACGGCGCGGACTGGCACCTGGCGAACGTGCCGTCCTTCCGGGCCATGCGCGCCCTCGGGTTCGGCGCGAGTGCGACGTCGTTCGTCGACCGGCTCGGCGTCCTCGGCCCGGACTGCCACATCGCACACGGTGTCTACATGACCGCCGCCGACCGGGCACTGCTCCGGGCCCGCGGCACCGCCGTCGCACTCTGCCCACGCTCGAACGCCGTCATCGGTCTCGACCCGCCGCCCGTCGCCGACTACCTGCGGGAGGGCAGCCCGATCGCCGTCGGCACCGACTCGCTGTCGTCATCACCGTCCCTCGACCCGATGGCCGACGTCACCGCACTGCACCGGATCGCCCGCGCCCAGGGCTACACCGGCCGGGACCTGCACGAACGGCTGCTCGCCGCGGCGACCCTCGGCGGGGCGCACGCGATGGGCCTGGCCGTCGGACCCGACCGGATCGGACACCTGGCCGTCGGCGCCCGCGCGGACCTCGCCGTGTTCGACGTCGACTCGCGGACGGTGCCCGACGCGCTCGCCGAACTCGTCGAGGACGGCGGTGGACGTGCCGCGGCGACCGTGATCCGCGGGGTCGTCCGGACCGCCGACGCCGCCCGGGTGATGCCCGGCACCGCGGCACCCACGACCACACCTCTCGTCACCCCCAGCAAGGAGTCCCGATGACCGACACCGCACCCCGACCCGGCATGGCCGCACGACGGACCGTCTCCGGCGAACTCGTCGAGTGGCTCGACGTCCCGTCCCGGGCCCGCGCACTCGGCATGGAGCCGCACCCCGAGGGCGGCTGGTACGTCCGGACCTGGACCTCGCCGGCGACCGTGCAGACGCCGGCGGGGGAGCGTCCCGCCGCGACCCTCATCCACTTCCTGCTGCCCCCGGGCGAGGCCTCGGCCTGGCACCGGGTCACGAGCGACGAGATCTGGATGTGGCACGGACCGGACGCCGTGGAGCTCGAACTCGGCGGGTCGGGCGACCAGCCGGAACCGGGTGCACGGATCACGCTCGGGCCGGACGCCGGTCGCGACCGGGTCAACGACGCGCAGGCGTTCGTCCGCGGTGGTGTCTGGCAGCGGACGATCCCGCACGAGGGCGAGGTGCTCCTCAGCTGCCTGGTGTCGCCCGGGTTCTCGTTCGAGGACTTCACCCTCGCCGACTGAGCCGGCGCGCGGCTGGCACCGGCACCGGCGCGCGGCCGGCACCGGCCGTCGCGCCGCGTCATCCGCTTCGCGTTGGTATCCCACATCGAAGTACACTTCGACCTGCCCTGTTCCCCCTGACGAAGGCCAGACCGTGACCCGTCCCCTCCGCCTGACCATCGCCCTCGCCACGGCCCTCGTCGCCGCGACCGCCCTCGCCGGCTGCTCGTCCGGTGGTGGTGACAGCGCCGCCGGCACCGTGACCGACGGCAAGCTCACGATCGCCACCGGCCAGCCCGCGTACTCGCCCTGGGTCGAGGACGACGAGCCGCAGTCCGGCAAGGGCTTCGAGGCCGCCCTGGCGTACGCCGTCGCGAAGGAGATGGGCTACAGCAAGGGCGACGTGGTCTGGAAGCGCAGCACCTTCGACAGCGCCATCGCGCCGGGTGCGAAGGACTGGGACCTGAACCTGCAGCAGTTCTCGATCAACGCCAAGCGCAAGAAGGCCGTGGACATGTCGTCCGCGTACTACACGACCACGCAGGCGGTCGTGACGAAGAAGTCGTCCGCCGCCGCCGGTGACACCACCGTCGCCGCACTGAAGAAGGACACCATCGGCGTCGCGGCCGGATCGACGAGCATCCAGAGCGTCAAGGACGTGCTCGGCGTCACCCCGCAGGTCTTCAACTCGAACGACGACGCCGTCCTGGCGCTGCAGTCCGGCCAGATCGACGCGATCGTCACGGACCTGCCGACGGCGTTCTTCATCTCCGCCTCGCAGGTGAAGGGCGGCACGGTGTCGGCGCAGTTCCCGGCCGACGGCACCGGCGACCAGTTCGGCATCGTCCTGCCGAAGGACTCGAAGCTGACGCCGAAGGTCGACAAGGCACTCAAGTCGCTCGAGGACGACGGCGCGCTGCGGGACCTGCAGACGAAGTGGCTGTCCTCCGAGACGAACACCCCGGTCCTGAAGTGACGCGGGCATGACCTCCCCCGCAGGAGCCGGCACACCGCTGGTCACACCGGCGCCGAGCCAGGTCGAGCGTGAACGGCAGCTCTACCGCCGGCAGCGCGGCCGCCGATCGGTCGCCGTCTCCGTCGTCTCGACCCTGGTGGTCGTGGCGCTGGTCTGGATCGGCATCGTCAACACCCCCGGGTGGGCGGCCGTCCAACGGTCGTTCTTCGACCCGCAGGTCGCGTGGGAGACGCTGCCGGACATCCTGCTCGGCCTCTGGCTGAACGTCCGGATCCTGTTCTTCGCCAGCATCGGCGTCGCCGTGCTCGGCACCCTGCTGGCCGTCGTCCGGGGCCTCCGCAACCCGGTGTTCTTCCCGCTGCGGATGCTCGCGACCGGCTACACGGACCTGTTCCGCGGCCTGCCGCTCATCATCGTGCTGTACCTGATCGGCTTCGGCCTGCCCGGCCTCGGCGTCTTCCCGCGACTCGCGCCCGAGTTCTGGGGCACCATCGCGATCGTCCTGACGTACTCGTCGTACGTCGCCGAGGTGCTCCGCGCCGGGATGGAGGCCGTGCACCCGTCCCAGCGCCTGGCCGCCCGGTCGCTCGGCCTGTCCCACGCCCAGACGCTGCGGTTGGTCGTGCTGCCGCAGGCGATCCGCAAGGTCACGCCCGCGCTCATGAACGACTTCGTGTCGATGCAGAAGGACGTCGGGCTCGTCTCGATCCTCGGCGCCGTGGACGCGGTCCGCAGCGCCCAGATCGCACAGGCGGAGCAGACGAACTTCACGCCCTACCTGGTCGCCGGCCTGCTCTTCGTCGTCATCAGCCTGCCGCTCATCCGGGTCACCGATGCGATCGCCCGGGGACAGCAGCAGCGTGAACAGATCGGAGGCGCGGTGTGACCGACACGACCGCTCCCGTCCTCGAACTGCGCGGCCTGCGCAAGTCCTTCGGCGACCAGGAGGTCCTGCGCGGCATCGACCTGGCCGTGCACCGCCACGAGGTCATCTGCGTCATCGGGGCCTCCGGCTCCGGCAAGTCGACGCTGCTGAAGACCGTGAACCTGCTCGAGGGGATCGACGACGGCCAGGTGCTGCTCCAGGGCGAGGACATCTCGGACCCTCGCGTCGACGTGGACGCCACCCGCGCCCGGATCGGCGTCGTGTTCCAGCAGTTCAACCTGTTCCCGCACATGAGCGTCCTGGACAACGTGACCCTGGCCTCGCGGAAGGTGCACCGCGCCTCCCGTCCGGAGGCCGAGGCGATCGCCCGTCGTCTGCTCGACCGGATCGGACTCGGCGAGTTCGCCGGGGCGTTCCCCGACCGGCTGTCCGGCGGGCAGCAGCAGCGCGTCGCGATCGTCCGCGCCGTCGCGTCGGACCCGGAGCTGCTCCTGCTCGACGAGGTGACGAGTGCGCTCGACCCGCAGCTCGTGGGCGAGGTCCTCGACCTGGTCACCGAGCTCAAGCAGCAGGGGTCGACGATCCTCATGACGACGCACGAGATGCACTTCGCGCGGAACGTCGCCGACCGGATCGTCTTCCTGCACCGCGGCGAGGTCGTCGAGCAGGGCACTCCCGCCGCGGTCCTCGACACCCCGCAGCACCCCGCGCTCCAGGCGTTCCTGGCCCGCGTCCACGCGTAGCCGCCGCCGCTGCGACTGCGGCTGCGGCTGCCCCGAAGCTGCGGAACACCGGTGTTCGTCCGTCGAACACCCGCAGGACGCGGCGCGACCGACGAACACCGGTGTCTTCCGCCTGGGTCACAGGGCCAGCAGGAGCTTCCCCACCACGTCGCCGGACGCCAGACGGCTGTGCGCGTCGGCCGCGTCGGCGATCGGCAGCACGGCGTCGACGACCGGACGCACCCGGCCGTCCGCGACGAACGGCCAGACGTCCCGTCGCACGGCCGCGACGATCTCGGCCTTCTCGGCTGCGGGACGTGCCCGCAGCGTCGTCCCGCTCACGGTCGCACGCTTCCGCATCAGCTGCCCGATCGGCAGGGTGGCGTCCGGCCCGGCACCCGCGGCGATGATCGCCAGGTGCCCGTTCGGCGCGAGGACCTCGAGGTTCCGGTGCAGGTACGACGGGCCCACGACGTCGAGGACC
Protein-coding sequences here:
- a CDS encoding ABC transporter substrate-binding protein, producing MTRPLRLTIALATALVAATALAGCSSGGGDSAAGTVTDGKLTIATGQPAYSPWVEDDEPQSGKGFEAALAYAVAKEMGYSKGDVVWKRSTFDSAIAPGAKDWDLNLQQFSINAKRKKAVDMSSAYYTTTQAVVTKKSSAAAGDTTVAALKKDTIGVAAGSTSIQSVKDVLGVTPQVFNSNDDAVLALQSGQIDAIVTDLPTAFFISASQVKGGTVSAQFPADGTGDQFGIVLPKDSKLTPKVDKALKSLEDDGALRDLQTKWLSSETNTPVLK
- a CDS encoding amino acid ABC transporter ATP-binding protein, whose protein sequence is MTDTTAPVLELRGLRKSFGDQEVLRGIDLAVHRHEVICVIGASGSGKSTLLKTVNLLEGIDDGQVLLQGEDISDPRVDVDATRARIGVVFQQFNLFPHMSVLDNVTLASRKVHRASRPEAEAIARRLLDRIGLGEFAGAFPDRLSGGQQQRVAIVRAVASDPELLLLDEVTSALDPQLVGEVLDLVTELKQQGSTILMTTHEMHFARNVADRIVFLHRGEVVEQGTPAAVLDTPQHPALQAFLARVHA
- a CDS encoding amino acid ABC transporter permease, encoding MTSPAGAGTPLVTPAPSQVERERQLYRRQRGRRSVAVSVVSTLVVVALVWIGIVNTPGWAAVQRSFFDPQVAWETLPDILLGLWLNVRILFFASIGVAVLGTLLAVVRGLRNPVFFPLRMLATGYTDLFRGLPLIIVLYLIGFGLPGLGVFPRLAPEFWGTIAIVLTYSSYVAEVLRAGMEAVHPSQRLAARSLGLSHAQTLRLVVLPQAIRKVTPALMNDFVSMQKDVGLVSILGAVDAVRSAQIAQAEQTNFTPYLVAGLLFVVISLPLIRVTDAIARGQQQREQIGGAV
- a CDS encoding cupin domain-containing protein → MTDTAPRPGMAARRTVSGELVEWLDVPSRARALGMEPHPEGGWYVRTWTSPATVQTPAGERPAATLIHFLLPPGEASAWHRVTSDEIWMWHGPDAVELELGGSGDQPEPGARITLGPDAGRDRVNDAQAFVRGGVWQRTIPHEGEVLLSCLVSPGFSFEDFTLAD
- a CDS encoding amidohydrolase family protein, which translates into the protein MSAPMPTGSATTVHSARVVVPMTAPPIADGAVAVRDGRILHVGERSWVVDQLDGSPFTERRWRGALLPGLVNAHSHLQYTGMARVGQGQYAGFEDWASAFNTVYAESHDWRAEAAAGAVQSIAAGVTSIADVVTDLEAATALQDAGLGGIAYWEVMDWENAAWQQHGRDQVLDELARIPTTPGAGLSPHAPYSLDVAPLLELPDIVRQRGLRLHLHLGEAAFEGERTAVEPIPGLDGVAGVGHGADWHLANVPSFRAMRALGFGASATSFVDRLGVLGPDCHIAHGVYMTAADRALLRARGTAVALCPRSNAVIGLDPPPVADYLREGSPIAVGTDSLSSSPSLDPMADVTALHRIARAQGYTGRDLHERLLAAATLGGAHAMGLAVGPDRIGHLAVGARADLAVFDVDSRTVPDALAELVEDGGGRAAATVIRGVVRTADAARVMPGTAAPTTTPLVTPSKESR